TCTGCTGCTCGCCCGACTTCTGGTTGCCGCGGTTGAAGGTGTTGGCCAGCAGCTCGGGGTGCTTGCCGAACATGGTGCGGTAGAAGGTCTTGGCGATGGTCCCGATGTTCTCGCCGACGGCGGGCAGGGTGGCCTTGATGATCTCCTCGTTCTCCGGCTTCAGATGGCGGTCACGGGAGGTGGGCTCAGTGGTGACGAACAAAGTGGTCTCACTCCTTGGGGGGTGGTCGGTGACGGTTCGCCACGATATTACACAGTTATTCCTGTGTTAAATAGGTCTTTTTGGGGCGCCCCTACCCCCGTTCACCAACTCTTCTTCTAGATATCACCATGGGGACACCTGCCCTCCTTAAGGTCCCATCAGTCTCAATTGTTAATTCTCAGACTCCGGAGGACACCATGACCCTGAAGGGTCTCAATCTTTTCAGCAGCAAATTCACCTCTTCCCGCAGCTCCGTCACCTGCACCTACAAGTGCGGCAACGCCTGCTTCGGCGAGTGTGAGAACAAGTCGGACAACCCCTACTTCGGCGACATGATGTCCCGCCGCTCAGCGCTGAAGGCCGGCAGCCTCACCGTTCTCACAGTCGGTGGCGGCGCCGCAATGGCCTCCCTCGCCCCCGCCGCAGCAGCTGCCCCCTTCGGCTCTTCCGCAAACGCAGGTTCATCCTCCGGCAACCCCCTGCTCGACTCCGCCAGGGGCATGCAGTTCGCCCCGGTCGCCCCGAATCAGAAGGACCAGGTCGTCATTCCGGGCGGCTACCAGCAGTCCATCCTCATCGCCTGGGGTGACCCGGTCATCGAGGGCGCCCCGGCCTTCGACGTCAACAAACAGACCCCCGAGGCGGCTGCCGGGCAGTTCGGCTTCAACAACGACTTCGCCGGCCTCCTCGATCACCCCACCGACCCCAACCGCATGGTCTACGTGGCCTCCCACGAGTACACCACCGAACCGCACATGCATCCGGGCTACGACCCCGCCAACCCGACCCGGGAGCAGGTGGAGATCGGCTGGGCAAACCACGGCATGACCGTCCTCGAGGTCTCCAAGTCCGGCCGCACCGGCGAGCTCAGGCGCGAGTTCGGCCCGCTCAACCGCCGCCTCACCGCCACCAGCGAGTTCCGCCTCACCGGACCGGCCGCCGGCTCCGACTTCGTCAAGACCTCCGCGGACAGCTCCGGCGAGATCGTCCTGGGCACCCTGAACAACTGCGCCGGCGGCGTCACCCCGTGGGGCACCGTCCTCTCGGGCGAGGAGAACTTCGACCAGTACTTCGCCAACTCCGCCTCCGTCACCGACGAGCGCACCCGCAAATCCCTGGACCGTCTGGGCATCCCGAAGGGTGGCTCAGGCCGCAGGTGGGAGCTTTTCGACGACCGCTTCGACGTCTCCAAGGAGCCGAACGAGGTCAACCGTTTCGGTTACATCGTCGAGCTCAACCCCTTCGACCCCAACTCCACCCCCGTCAAGCACACCGCCCTGGGCCGCTTCAAGCACGAGGCCGGCAACATCCACATCACCGACGACGGCACCGTGGTCTGCTACTCCGGCGATGACGCCCGCTTCGAGTACCTCTACAAGTTCGTCTCCTCCCGCAAGATGATCGAGGGCGACCTCGACCACAACATGTCCATCCTGGATCACGGCACCCTGTATGTCGCTGTGATGGAGGGCAACTCCCCCACCGCCGAGATCGACGGCTCCGCGCAGCTCCCCGCCGACGGCGCCTTCGACGGCTCGGGCCACTGGGCGCCGCTGCTGACCGTGGACGAGGACGGCAACGCCACCTCCCGCATCGCCGGCTTCTCCGCCGAGGAGGTCGCCATCTTCACCCGGGAGGCCGCCGACGTCGTCGGTGCCACCAAGATGGACCGCCCCGAGGACGTCGAGGCGTCTCCGGTCACCGGCAAGGTCTACATGGCCCTGACCAACAACAAGTACCGCGGCGCAGCCGAGAAGTCCCTGGAAGGCGTCACCGAATACGCGCCGGTCAAGGAGAACAAGAACGGCCTCGTCATGGAGATCGACGACGACCACGCCGGCGAGCGCTTCACGTGGAACCTCATCCTGGTCTGTGGTGATCCGGAGGAGGCTTACACATACTTCGGCGGCTTCGACAAGTCCAAGGTCTCCCCGATCTCCTGCCCGGACAACCTGGCTTTCGACGAGTACGGCAACCTGTGGATCTCCACCGACGGCAACGCCCTCGGCTCCAACGACGGTCTCTACGCCCTGACCGTCGAGGGCCCGAACCGAGGCGAGCTCAAGTGCTTCCTCACTGTCCCGAACGCGGCTGAGACCTGTGGCCCGATCGTCGACAGGCAGCGCGTCCTCGTCAACGTCCAGCACCCGGGCGAGACCGACGATGCCTCCATCGAGAACCCCGCCTCCCACTGGCCGGACGGCGGCAACTCCATCCCGCGCCCGGCTGCGGTCGTGGTGTGGAAGGCCAACGGCGGCGAGATCGGCGTCAAGTAGCGACACCTGAAAGCCCTGACACCATTCCCGAACTTCCGGGTTTTCCCGGAGGAACACGGTGACCCGGGAGACCGGGGATGGCACAGGAAGTGGATCAACAAAGACGAGCTCTCGTCCGATGTCACATCGTACGAGAGCTCGTCTTTGTGTTCTCCCAGGTCAGCGAGTTCAGGCGTCGAACGCGATGTCACATCGGACGAAGCCTCGCCTCATCCGACCGGGGCCAGCCCCTACCCCTCGATGTTGCGGAAGCCGATGCCCAGCGGCAGGCCGACGTTGTCGATGAGCCGCACCCCGCCGATGTTCGCCGAGACGAGCAGGCGGGCGTCGCCGATCTCAGGTGCGTCCCCGAGGTCCAGGCCGCGGACCTCCAGGTAGTCCGCGACCACGCCGACCGTGTCGAGGACGCTGCGGGCGACCTCGAGGACGGCCTCGGCCCCGTGCTCAGCGGCATAAGCCCCGGCGGTCAGGGCCGCGGACAGCGCCACGGTCTGCTCACGGGCGGATTCCGCGACGCCCGCGTTGCGCAGGGAGACGGCCAGACCGCCGGGCAGGCGGACGACGGGAACACCGTGGAGCTTCAACGGCAGGTGCAGATCGGTGATGGCGGCCTGCAGGGCGCGCATCTGTTCGTAGTCCTTCTCCCCGACGACCACGTCGGAGGGGCCGACAATGTTGATGAGGGTCAGCTCGAGGGTGAGCTGGCGGGCGACCTCGTCGACGGGCTCGAGGTCCAGGTCGACGGGCTGGACCAGGGTCCGCAGGCCGCGGGGCCAGAGGGCGTTCTGGTCATAGCGGAAGACGGCGTCCACGCCCTCAGCAGCGAAATCTGCTGGCACGTCCTCGCCTGCCCAGGCGACGATGACCACCGCGCGCGGCAGCCGCCGGGCAGCTCGCACGAGCGCGATATGACCGGCGTGCAGGCCCACCCCCAGGGGAACGAGCACCACCGGTCGGCCGCTCCTGCGCATGGCGCGGGCCAGAACGGCGATCTGTTCGGCCTCGAATTCGATGGCCTGACCTGGTGTGAAGCTCACAGTTTCTCCTCTTGAATTGCCCAGAGCTCGACGTCCTGGTTGTGCTGGGTTTCGGCGACACGTCGGGAAGCCTGCCGGAAGGCGCGTGCCTGGCCGGGGTTGTCGATGGCCTCCCACTGCGCGCGCAACCCGGCGACGTCGGGAAGGTGACGAAGGGTGCCCAGCGTATCGGCGATGTCGCTGGCCTCCTGGGCGGTGCCCAGGACGTCGGACAGCAGACGCACCGCGTCCTGCCGGAGGGTGTGCACGACCCGGACGTACGTCACGGCGGCGCCGGCGCGGAGCCGCTCGGCGTCGGTGAAATGGAAGCCGCTGGCACCGATCTCGCCCACGAGGAGGTCGGAGATTGTGTCGCCGACCTCGTCGACCGTGGTCACGGCCCACCGCTGCGGGCCCAGCTCGCCGAGCGCCATCACGACTGCGCCGGTGACCTCGAGCGGATCCATGATCTGCACGCCGTGGGACAGCGAGGTGTGCACGAAGATCTGGCCTCGACGCGACCGTTCCGCGAGCTTCTCGACGGCCGCCTCCAGCAACGACTCCCGCACCTCCAGGATGACCATGTCGAGCTCTTCGAGGCTCGGCGGATCGGGGTCGTAGTCGAGGTAGTAGACGTCGTGTCCGACCTGTGCGAGCTGGTCAGGCAGGGTGGACAACCGAGTGTCGCCGTAGACGCCGACCCGCATGCGGGGTGCCTGCACCTCTACTCCTGGTCGTCCCGGGAGCGTGCCAGCAGCTCGGCGACGGAGACGCCCTCGGTCTTCTCGTCGCGCCGACGCCGACCCCGACGGTCCTCCTGCTCGGTGATGGTCTCCTGCTTGACCACCGGGGTGGTCTCCGGCTCGGCCGCCGGCTCCGGCTCGGCTGAGTGCTTCCTGCCACCACCGGCCCAGCTCACTGCCTGGAAAGAACCGGTGTCGAAGACGCGGGTCTCATCCATCTCCTCGCGCCGGGCATTCTCCGCGATGAGGTCCGCCAACGGATTGGCCTGCGGGCGGGTGGGCTGCTGGCCGAGTCGGCCGGTGACGGCATCCAGGGAGGGCGCGCCGGTGATGCGGCCGTCGACCTTCGGCGGCTCAGCGGGCTCGGGGATCTCGGACTCATCAGGCTCGTCGAACTCCGCCGGGTCGGAGAAGGTCACGCGCTCAAGTTCCATGATTCGCTGCGCCTCGGCGCGCAGAGCGGCGGGCTCGTACTCGAATTCGCGGCCGGCCAGTTCCTCCAGCTGAGCGCGGATGCCGGCGAGTTCCCGCTGGATGTCCTTGAGAACCTCCGTGTCCCGGGCGTGCTGCTGATCGCGCAGCTCCAGCGCGCGGGTATCCGCACGAGCCTCGCGCTCGGCGCTGGCGCGGGCGACCTCGACGTCGTGGAGCTCTGCGTGGTGGGAGAGTTCACGGCGGGCGGTGTCTGCCTCCCGACGGTAACGGAACACCAGGAAGAAGCCGAGGATCGCCGCCCACAGGGCCGCGAGCAGGGCGAGTTTGAG
This sequence is a window from Corynebacterium comes. Protein-coding genes within it:
- a CDS encoding 6PGD fold domain-containing protein produces the protein MQAPRMRVGVYGDTRLSTLPDQLAQVGHDVYYLDYDPDPPSLEELDMVILEVRESLLEAAVEKLAERSRRGQIFVHTSLSHGVQIMDPLEVTGAVVMALGELGPQRWAVTTVDEVGDTISDLLVGEIGASGFHFTDAERLRAGAAVTYVRVVHTLRQDAVRLLSDVLGTAQEASDIADTLGTLRHLPDVAGLRAQWEAIDNPGQARAFRQASRRVAETQHNQDVELWAIQEEKL
- a CDS encoding PhoX family protein produces the protein MTLKGLNLFSSKFTSSRSSVTCTYKCGNACFGECENKSDNPYFGDMMSRRSALKAGSLTVLTVGGGAAMASLAPAAAAAPFGSSANAGSSSGNPLLDSARGMQFAPVAPNQKDQVVIPGGYQQSILIAWGDPVIEGAPAFDVNKQTPEAAAGQFGFNNDFAGLLDHPTDPNRMVYVASHEYTTEPHMHPGYDPANPTREQVEIGWANHGMTVLEVSKSGRTGELRREFGPLNRRLTATSEFRLTGPAAGSDFVKTSADSSGEIVLGTLNNCAGGVTPWGTVLSGEENFDQYFANSASVTDERTRKSLDRLGIPKGGSGRRWELFDDRFDVSKEPNEVNRFGYIVELNPFDPNSTPVKHTALGRFKHEAGNIHITDDGTVVCYSGDDARFEYLYKFVSSRKMIEGDLDHNMSILDHGTLYVAVMEGNSPTAEIDGSAQLPADGAFDGSGHWAPLLTVDEDGNATSRIAGFSAEEVAIFTREAADVVGATKMDRPEDVEASPVTGKVYMALTNNKYRGAAEKSLEGVTEYAPVKENKNGLVMEIDDDHAGERFTWNLILVCGDPEEAYTYFGGFDKSKVSPISCPDNLAFDEYGNLWISTDGNALGSNDGLYALTVEGPNRGELKCFLTVPNAAETCGPIVDRQRVLVNVQHPGETDDASIENPASHWPDGGNSIPRPAAVVVWKANGGEIGVK
- a CDS encoding DUF6779 domain-containing protein, whose protein sequence is MNEEQTSGGVDRGQIMLVGLVVLAFIASIVMLFTDSDGALKLALLAALWAAILGFFLVFRYRREADTARRELSHHAELHDVEVARASAEREARADTRALELRDQQHARDTEVLKDIQRELAGIRAQLEELAGREFEYEPAALRAEAQRIMELERVTFSDPAEFDEPDESEIPEPAEPPKVDGRITGAPSLDAVTGRLGQQPTRPQANPLADLIAENARREEMDETRVFDTGSFQAVSWAGGGRKHSAEPEPAAEPETTPVVKQETITEQEDRRGRRRRDEKTEGVSVAELLARSRDDQE
- a CDS encoding pantoate--beta-alanine ligase; its protein translation is MSFTPGQAIEFEAEQIAVLARAMRRSGRPVVLVPLGVGLHAGHIALVRAARRLPRAVVIVAWAGEDVPADFAAEGVDAVFRYDQNALWPRGLRTLVQPVDLDLEPVDEVARQLTLELTLINIVGPSDVVVGEKDYEQMRALQAAITDLHLPLKLHGVPVVRLPGGLAVSLRNAGVAESAREQTVALSAALTAGAYAAEHGAEAVLEVARSVLDTVGVVADYLEVRGLDLGDAPEIGDARLLVSANIGGVRLIDNVGLPLGIGFRNIEG